A single window of Sparus aurata chromosome 12, fSpaAur1.1, whole genome shotgun sequence DNA harbors:
- the barhl1b gene encoding barH-like homeobox 1b has translation MEASANGSSFGIDSLLSHRPGSPVSKGDSLVGECRSPLEFSPRSDVESGCSSPPSPRRECVEEVAQRQGHAVGLPPHLQHAQISAGSQQRTVTSSFLIRDILADCKPLAACAPYSSNGQPTQEAGRLVSKIADDFMEKIHSNSSSDSEYKVKEEGDREISSSRDSPQVRLKKPRKARTAFTDHQLAQLERSFERQKYLSVQDRMELAASLNLTDTQVKTWYQNRRTKWKRQTAVGLELLAEAGNYSALQRMFPSPYFYPQSLVSNLDPGAALYLYRGPSAPPPALQRPLVPRILLHGLQGGSEPPPPPPPLPPMSGVLSRPAQQR, from the exons ATGGAGGCGTCCGCCAACGGGTCCAGTTTCGGCATCGACTCGCTGCTGTCCCACAGGCCTGGAAGTCCGGTGTCCAAAGGGGACAGCCTGGTGGGGGAGTGCCGCTCTCCTCTGGAGTTCAGCCCGAGATCAGACGTGGAGAGCGGCTGCTCGTCGCCCCCGTCGCCGAGGAGGGAGTGCGTGGAGGAGGTGGCCCAGAGGCAAGGTCACGCCGTCGGCCTGCCGCCGCACCTCCAGCACGCACAGATATCTGCGGGGTCGCAGCAGAGGACCGTGACCTCGTCCTTCCTCATCAGAGACATTCTCGCGGACTGTAAGCCTCTGGCAGCGTGCGCGCCCTACTCCAGCAATGGACAGCCGACCCAGGAGGCGGGGAGGCTCGTCTCCAAGATAGCGGACGACTTTATGGAGAAAATCCACAGCAACTCGTCTTCAGACAGTGAATATAAAG tgaaagaggagggcgACAGGGAGAtctccagcagcagagacagccCTCAGGTCCGGCTGAAGAAGCCCAGGAAGGCCCGGACGGCCTTCACGGACCACCAGCTGGCCCAGCTGGAGCGCAGCTTCGAGCGGCAGAAGTACCTGAGCGTCCAGGACCGCATGGAGCTGGCGGCCTCCCTCAACCTCACCGACACGCAGGTCAAGACCTGGTACCAGAACCGGAG GACAAAGTGGAAGAGGCAGACGGCGGTGGGACTGGAGCTGCTGGCGGAGGCTGGAAACTACTCCGCCCTGCAGAGGATGTTCCCGTCCCCGTACTTCTACCCGCAGAGCCTGGTGTCCAACCTGGACCCCGGGGCGGCCCTCTATCTGTACAGAGGCCCCTCTGCGCCCCCGCCGGCCCTGCAGAGACCGCTGGTCCCGCGGATCCTGCTGCACGGCCTGCAGGGAGGCAGCGAGCCGCCCCCTCCGCCGCCTCCTCTGCCCCCCATGTCCGGCGTCCTCTCCCGGCCGGCTCAGCAGCGGTGA